A section of the Thunnus albacares chromosome 6, fThuAlb1.1, whole genome shotgun sequence genome encodes:
- the LOC122983765 gene encoding inner ear-specific collagen-like, protein MMTFLHFLLMAVSLSIATAMPEPFSPDGWEPPVDPPPTLPYPPMDGSFFPDGDNMTEPPAGAMEAYCQMLLQAPVPVPPDQIPWFCLCTHCKSTEGPKGDRGDRGLPGSPGSPGRRGLTGFRGPPGFVGRPGVKGQKGDEGEKGCRGLQGFVGPKGDRGFKGDKGEQGLEGRPGDQGPKGDDGVCPYACESSQGPPGTRGLPGPAGPRGLPGTQGPLGPKGLKGDMGDMGQPGAPGSKGVKGESGPQGKCNCTDGVDGSPGQRGGKGDKGDQGQTGPAGQKGIQGDKGDMGQMGMMGPPGPCMPSIQSAFSAVLTSSFPPPNAPVVFSHLLYNIQGSYDPSTGLYTAPINGTYVFSYHLTVHERVLKVGLFHNFMPVVKTTDPKVLGTTSHSVILHLARGDRVWIQVKDSITNGMYAGSEGSSTFSGYLLHPDTCDMALLRAPILPMTPPPGGYSWGNLPGSSTPTTPTSPAGNGSN, encoded by the exons ATGATGACCTTTCTTCACTTCCTGCTGATGGCGGTTTCCCTCTCCATCGCCACGGCGATGCCAGAGCCCTTCTCCCCGGACGGTTGGGAACCCCCCGTCGATCCTCCTCCAACCCTTCCCTACCCCCCCATGGATGGCAGTTTCTTCCCAGACGGAGACAACATGACAGAGCCGCCGGCCGGCGCAATGGAGGCGTATTGCCAGATGCTGCTGCAGGCCCCGGTGCCGGTCCCCCCAGACCAGATCCCCTGGTTCTGTCTCTGCACACACTGCAAGAGCACCGAGGGGCCCAAAGGAGACCGCGGGGACCGGGGACTGCCAG GTAGTCCAGGTAGTCCTGGAAGAAGAGGGCTGACGGGATTCAGAGGTCCTCCAGGTTTTGTGGGCAGACCCGGAGTCAAAG GACAGAAAGGAGACGAAGGTGAGAAAGGATGTCGGGGACTTCAGGGGTTTGTAGGACCCAAAGGAGACAGAGGCTTCAAAG GTGATAAAGGTGAGCAAGGTTTGGAGGGTCGCCCAGGGGATCAGGGTCCTAAAGGAGACGATGGTGTCTGTCCATATGCCTGTGAGTCTAGCCAGGGTCCCCCAGGAACACGTGGTCTGCCTGGCCCTGCAGGACCCAGAGGTCTGCCTGGTACCCAAGGACCATTAGGGCCCAAAGGCCTTAAGGGTGACATGGGTGATATGGGTCAGCCTGGTGCCCCTGGATCTAAGGGTGTGAAAGGAGAATCAGGGCCCCAGGGGAAGTGTAATTGTACAGACGGAGTAGATGGGAGTCCAGGGCAGAGGGGGGGCAAGGGAGACAAGGGGGACCAGGGACAGACAGGGCCTGCAGGGCAGAAAGGGATACAGGGGGACAAAGGAGACATGGGGCAAATGGGGATGATGGGTCCTCCTGGTCCCTGCATGCCCAGCATCCAGTCAGCCTTCTCTGCAGTACTGACATCCAGTTTCCCGCCGCCCAACGCTCCAGTGGTCTTCTCCCATCTTCTCTACAACATCCAGGGCAGCTACGACCCCTCCACCGGCCTCTACACCGCCCCCATCAACGGCACCTACGTCTTCAGCTACCACCTCACCGTCCATGAGCGGGTCCTCAAAGTCGGGCTCTTTCATAATTTCATGCCAGTTGTCAAAACGACAGACCCTAAAGTGTTAGGGACCACCTCGCATTCAGTCATCCTCCACCTGGCCCGGGGGGACAGGGTGTGGATTCAGGTGAAGGATTCGATCACTAATGGCATGTACGCCGGCAGCGAGGGCAGCAGTACCTTCTCTGGCTACTTGCTCCACCCAGATACATGTGATATGGCCTTACTCAGAGCCCCCATACTCCCAATGACCCCACCTCCTGGTGGATACAGCTGGGGCAACCTGCCCGGGTCCAGCACCCCCACAACCCCAACTTCACCTGCCGGTAATGGATCCAATTAG